From the Sphingobium yanoikuyae genome, the window CTGGTTGCGGCGGCGGGGTTGTCGCCGGGCAGCGCGCAAGCCGGCTTTTATTCGGGCGAGGCGCTGCTGGAAAGCTGCACCGTCGATCGCACCGACAAGGCTTTTTTCGAGAAAAGCTATGAATGCGTCGGCTATGTCGCCGGCGCGGTCGATGCGTTCAACACCACGCGCGAGGTGAATGGCCTTAAAAGCTGCATCCCCGCCGATGTGACGCTCAACCAGTTGAAGGGCGCCACCGTCGACTATCTGCGCGCCAATCCGGACAAGCGCGCCCAGTCCGCCTCCGCCCTGGTCTTCACCGCCACGCGGCAAGCCTGGCCCTGCCCGAAGGCAAAGGCCAGGCCCGGCACGAAGAAGAAACGGAATTAGCGCTTATTGCGCGGCCTTGCCGACGGGGCGCATATAGAGGCGCGCCATCGCCGCCTCCATCTTCGCCCGGTCGACCGACAGGATCACGCGCTGCGCCTGCTCGCCCAGATGCGGGCGATAGGCTTCCGTCCAGGACAGGGTGTCACCATAGGCCGCCGTCTGGCTGGTCTCGAAATCGACCCACAAAGTCTCGTCCTTCGTCACGATCTCCGGATTGAGCCAGGCCATGGCGACGATCTCGTCCCACATCGGATAGCCCGGCTCCAGCCCGGTCTGGAACAGATCGGTCAGCGGCGTGTGAGCGGGCTTCAACTCGTCGAGGAAGGCGCGGGTCCATTGCGTGCCGGTGGACGGATCGACCGGGTTCATCGTGATCTTCTTCCACGGCGCATGGGCAAAGATCTTCGCCGCCTCGGGATCCCAGCGGATGTTGAACTCGCGGCGCGGCGAATTGACGAATTCGCGGGCAAACTGCTCGGCCGACGGCCCTTCCAGCACCTGATGCGGGGCCAGGCTGCCGCCCATATAGAGGATTTCCTTCACATTGGCGGCAAAGCTGGGGTCCAGGCTCTGAGCGATCGCGATATTGGTCATCGGCCCGGTCGCGAACAGGGTGATCTCGCCCGGATGCGCCTTCACCATCCGCACCAGGAAGGCGGCGGCAATCTCGGCGCTGGGCTTCGTCCTGGGGTTGCCGATCGGCAGGTCGGGCACCTTGGTCGGATCGGTCGATCCGGGATGCTCCTGAATCGTGTCGCCCGGCCAGTAATCGGTCCATGGCCCCTTGAACACCAGCCGGCCATATTGGCCTTCCCAGCGCTTGGTCGCCTCGGCGCTGTTGAGCAGCGGGAAGGTCGCGCCCGGCACCACCGGCACGTCGGTCCGGCCCAATATCTCCAACGTCCGCAGCGCATAGGCGGTCGCCGTGTCGCGCCACACCGATCCGCTGGTGGTGGTGATGCCCAGCACCTCGACATCCGGGCTTTGCAGCAACAGCAGCGGCACGCCGTTGAGGCCGATCATGTCGTCGTCGACGATCACCAGCCGCTTGGGGCTTGCCGGCGCGGCGGGCTTGGCATTCGCGCCCTGCACGCCCAGCATCAGCGCCAGCGCGCCCAGCATGATCTTCATCGTCCGCATTGCGTCAAACCCCCATTTCGCTTCGTCCCGCCGCCTGTTAGGACGGTGTCATGCGCAGCCTCTATCCGCCGATCGAACCCTACGCCACTGGTCATCTTGACGTAGGCGATGGCCACAGCCTCTATTGGGAACGGTCCGGCACGCCCGGCGCCAAGCCCGCTGTCTTCCTGCATGGCGGGCCGGGCGGCGGCATATCGCCCGATCATCGCCGCCTGTTCGATCCCGCCCGCTATGACGTGCTGCTGTTCGACCAGCGCGGCTGCGGCCGATCGACCCCGCACGCCAACCTCGAAGCCAACACCACCTGGCATCTGGTCGCCGATATCGAGCGCTTGCGCGAGATGATGGGCGTCGACCAGTGGCTGGTCTTTGGCGGCAGCTGGGGATCGACGCTGGCGCTGGCTTATGCGCAGGCGCATGTCGCGCGCGTCACCGAACTGGTGCTGCGCGGCATCTTCACCATCCGCCAGTCAGAGATCGACTGGTATTATCAACAGGGCGCCAGCCGCATCTATCCCGACAAGTGGGAACGCTTCGTGGCGCCGATTCCGGAAGGTGAGCGCGTCGACATGGTCGGCGCCTATCGCCGCATCCTGACCGGTGACGATTGCGCCGCGCAGGTCGCCGCCGCCAAGGCCTGGAGCGTCTGGGAAGGCGAGACCATCCGCCTGCTGCCCGACGACGCGCTGTCCGCCACCCATGAGGGCGATGATTTCGCACTCGCCTTCGCCCGGATCGAAAATCATTATTTCGTCCATCGCGGCTGGCTGGAAGATGGCCAGTTGATCCGCGAGGCAGGGAAGCTGGCCGGCATCCCGGGCGTCATCGTCCAGGGCCGCTATGACATGGCCTGCCCGGCCGAAACCGCCTGGGCGCTGCACCGCGCCTGGCCGCAGGCGCGCTTCGAAATGATCGAAGGCGCCGGTCATGCGTTCAACGAACCGGGCATATTGGACGCGCTGATCCGCGCGACCGACGGATTTGCGGCATGATGGAAGGAAAAGACGTGCGGACTATGATGTTGCTGGCGACGGCGCTGTTTCTCGCCTCCTGTGGCGGCGGCGATGAGGTGACGGCGGTCGAGAACCGGAACATGCCCGAAACCGGCGCAGCGGCTGAAGTCGCCAAGCTCGACCCCGACCTGCGCAACGGCGTGCTGGAAAAGGCGATCAAAGCATCGGGCGTCGCCTGCCCCTCGGTCACCGGCTCGGAACGCGCCGAAATCCGGCCGGGCGTCAAGGGCTGGAAGGCCCAGTGCGACAACCAGACCGCGCATCTGATCGAAATCCTGCCCGACGGCACCGCCAAGGTGACCAGCCGGACGCATTGAATATTGTTTAGGCTGCGCGGCGACTGATCCGTGCCAGTTCGCTACCATGAACACGGCGCTCTTCCTCCAGATCGAAATCGATCTGGAGGCCAAGGAAGAAGCCCTCGCTCACGCCGAAATACCGCGCCAGACGCAGGTCGATATTGGCATCGATCGGCGCCTTTTCTGCCAGGATCGCTTCCAGCCGCTGCACTGCAATGCCAGCGCCATCGACCACTTCACTCGTCGGAATATCGCTGCCGATCAGGAAATCTTCGCGCAGGATCGCGCCGGGATGAACATTGTCCAACCGGTCCTCGTCCTCAATGATAGTCCTCGATTCGGACATTTTCCGCGCCTCCGTCTGACCAGTTGAAGGTAATGCGCCACTGGTCGTTGATCCGCAGACTATATCGTGAAGGGGTAAAGCCTTTCAACTGCTCGAACCGATTTCCCGTCGGAACCCGCAGGTCATAGAGATTGAGTGTCCGATGAATCTGCCGCAGCTTGCGCCGGGCCGTCTGTTGAATGTCCGGAGGCAGGCGTCGGCTCCGTTGGCCAAGCCAGATTTTTTCGGTCTCGGGATCGGCGAAGGAGCGGATCATGGCGGTATATCCCCACAGGACGACAATCTAATCTGGCGCAACCTGCATCAGATTTGAATCGACGTTTACTACAGCCCTCAGGGCGCCCGTCCTCTTGGGGGTTTTCCTTTACCGCCCGAACTTCCGCGTCGTCTTCCCGAACCGTCCTTTCCGTGTGCCCGGCTTGCCCTCGGTCGCGCGGCCGCGTGGCGCCGTCACCTGCTGGTCCGCCGGCAGGCCCAGTTCCTCCGCCTCCAGCTTGCGGATCTCGTCGCGGATGCGGCCGGCTTCCTCGAACTCCAGGTCCGCCGCCGCCGCGCGCATCTTCTTTTCCAGATCCTCGATATAGGCGCGCAGATTATGGCCGACGAGATGCGGGCGATCCTCCAGCCCCGTCTCGATCGTGACCTGATCCTTGCTCGCGACATGGGCGATGATGTCGCCGATATTTTTCTTCACGGTGAAGGGCGTGATGCCATGCGCATCATTATAGGCCTGCTGCTTTTCGCGGCGGCGGGAGGTCTCGTTGAGCGCGCGTTCCATGCTGCCCGTCACCCGGTCGGCATAGAGGATGACGCGGCCGTCGACATTGCGGGCGGCGCGGCCGATCGTCTGGATCAGCGATGTCTCGCTGCGCAAAAAGCCTTCCTTGTCCGCATCGAGGATCGCCACCAGCCCGCATTCGGGAATGTCGAGCCCCTCGCGCAGCAGGTTGATGCCGATCAGCACGTCATAGACGCCCAGGCGAAGATCACGGATCAGCTCGATACGCTCCAGCGTCTCGACGTCGCTATGCATGTAGCGGACCTTGATCCCCGCCTCATGCATGAATTCGGTCAGATCCTCGGCCATCCGCTTGGTCAGCGTGGTGACGAGCGTGCGGTATCCCTGCGCCGCGACCTTGCGGCATTCGTTGATCAGATCGTCGACTTGGTCCTCGACCGGCTTGATCTCGACCGGCGGGTCGATGAGGCCGGTGGGGCGGATCACTTGCTCGCTGAACACGCCGCCGGTCTGCTCCATCTCCCACGGGCCGGGCGTCGCCGAGACGCTGACCGTCTGCGGCCGCATCGCGTCCCATTCATTGAAGCGCAGCGGCCGGTTGTCGATGCAGCTCGGCAGGCGGAAGCCATATTCGGCCAGCGTGATCTTGCGCCGGTGGTCGCCCCGCGCCATCGCGCCGATCTGCGGCACGGTCTGGTGGCTTTCATCCACGAACAGCACAGCATTTTCGGGCAGATATTCAAACAGCGTCGGCGGCGGCTCGCCGGGCAAACGGCCGGTCAGGAAGCGGCTGTAATTCTCGATCCCCGCACAACTCCCTGTCGCCGCGATCATCTCCAGGTCGAAATTGGTGCGCTGCTCCAGCCGCTGCGCCTCCAGCAGCTTGCCTTCGGCCTCCAGTTCCTTCAGCCGCTCGGTCAGCTCGAAGCGGATCGCCTCCATCGCCTGCTTCAAGGTCGGGCCGGGGGTCACATGGTGGCTGTTGGGAAAGACCTTCACATAATCGAGGCTGGCGACCTTCCTGCCGGACAGCGGATCGAACTCGACAATCTCCTCGATCTCGTCGCCGAAGAAGCTGATCCGCCAGGCCGTATCCTCATAGTGGGACGGGAAGATTTCCAGATTGTCGCCCTTCACGCGGAAATTGCCGCGCGCAAAGCCCGCATCGTTGCGCTTATACTGCAGCGCCACCAGCTTGCGGATGATCTCGCGCTGGTCCTCGATCCCGCCCTTCTTCATGGAGAAGGTCATGGCCGAATAGGTTTCGACCGACCCGATGCCATAGAGGCAGGAGACGGACGCGACGATGATGACATCGTCCCGCTCCAGCAGCGCGCGGGTGGCCGAATGGCGCATCCGGTCGATGCTTTCGTTTACCGAGCTTTCCTTCTCGATATAGGTGTCCGACCGCGCAACATAGGCTTCGGGCTGATAATAGTCGTAATAGCTGACGAAATATTCGACCGCATTGTCGGGGAAGAAGCTCTTGAACTCGCCATAGAGCTGCGCCGCCAATATCTTGTTGGGCGCCAGGATCAGCGCTGGCCGCTGCAACGCCTCGATCGTCTTGGCCATGGTGAAGGTCTTGCCCGAACCGGTGACGCCCAGCAGCACCTGGTCCTTCTCGCCCTCTTGTGCCGCCGCCACCAGTTCGGCGATCGCGGTCGGCTGGTCGCCCGACGGTTCATAGTCGCTGACCAGGGTGAAGGGGCGTCCACCCTCGCTTTTCTCCGGGCGCGCGGGCCGGTGCGGCACGAAGTCCTGGCCGGTTTCGGGTTCGTCAAGGCTGGTGCGGATCTGGATCGACATGGGCGTAATATGGGGCCTTTGGGCAAGGGCGCAATCCGCGCCCTGGCAAGTCAGGGCTGTAATTCGAACGCGCTCTTGGGCGGCGGCGGATAGACGACCGGCTTGTCGCCGAACCGCACCCGCAACGCGGCTTCGCGGCGCTCGCTATCGATAACTTCGACATCCACCTCTTCAGGATATCGGAAGCTGACATGAAATTTCTTCCCAGTGATCATATATTCCAACACCGACCAGCGCATGTTGGGGCCGTCGGGTTCCAGATACCAGGCTTCCCAAAGCATATCGCTGAGATTTGTGTCGCGCGGATTATAATAACGAACGACGTCGCCTTCATCCTTGAAAACGCTGGGGCTTACCCACCCGTCTCCGATTTCCACATACAGAAACACGCCATCTGGATCGCCTCCGACCAAGCTGGCCAATTCTTGACCGATCTCGTTCATGAGCGGTCCCAGGGTATCGAGTTTATCGCTCATGACGCCGGCCTTTTCTTTCGTTCGAGAAATCCCGGAATTCTTCGACGCCGTTGATGCGCCAAGTGACATGGATTCGATAAGGCCGTTTTGACGCTCCCTCATAAACGGGAACGATATGAACAACGACCTTCTTTCCGCCGCGCAGTGCCTGCGTCCATCTATCTTCCATAGCGCGGTAGGCGCCTCGATTGAAATTCCGATCCTGGGCGAAATGGTTGAAGCTGTCGCCGGGACCGTTGAAACGGGCAGCAATGAAATGACCGCCATCGTCACCGGGGCGACGATCCGGCTGACCTGCCTGAGCTTGCGCTTGGCGGGAGCGTTTGGCGATCGGTCCATCCGTAAGTTCGGCAATAATTTCTCTTGGGCGAGCGATGACGTCGATATCGAACGCATAGCCATTTCTCACTTCCCGCTGCCAGTTCGAGTTCAGTAGCTGGCTTTCCAGCGACGGTGGATCAGCTGGATCGGGCGGCAAGTCCCCGCCATGCGTATCCATATAATGGGCAAGGGCGACGACCTTGTTCTTGGCTGCCCGCCCCGCATCCAGATAGGTCTGATGTGGCAGCTTCAGCCGTTGTCCGATCTGCAAGGGTTGATCGAGCGGCATGTTGTTCAGCCACGCGAGGTCCGCAGCCGTCAGCCCCTGGCGCTGGGCGGCGATACGGCTGAGCGTGTCGCCCTGTTTGACCATGTAGAGCGAATGATTGGCGGGGTGATCGGCGCGAAAGCGATCGCGATCGGGAGCACCATTTCGTCTTGTCGCCAACGGTGACGACGACCGTGCGACGCCGGTGCCACCGGGACGGGACGGAGGCGCATTTGCGTTGCCACCCGTGGCGCCGAAATAGCGGCCCTGTCCACGGAAGGTGAAGCGACCGTTTTCCTCGTCATGCCAGGGATTGAATTTCACCTCGATCGCGTCCGGCCCGATACGACGACCGGTGCGGAGATAAAGACTGAATGCGGTTTCGCGATTGGATCGAATAGACTCCCTCTCGGTCATCGACACGCCTCCCCCATTGATGACCGGATCGTCTACCATGATATCGGGAACAAATCAAGAACAAGCTATATAAGGGCGCACCTCGCCACCTTACCACGCCCGGCCGCCCCGGATCGCAATAATCCCGATATCCAGACCCGCCGCCGCTTGCTAAGTCTGGGCCAGATAAAGGGTCGCTTCTGCCAAGATATGCCAGGGGAAGCCGGTGATGACCAAAGCCTTGACCAACGGCCTGCTGGCCTGCGCGCTCGCGGTGCTGGCCGGATGCAACAAGCCGTCCGCCAGCCAGGACACACAGATCGCCGCGACCGACGCGATGAGCCATGACGCCGCCGTCACGCAGATCGAGAAGGTGCAGCTCAAGCCCGGCCAGTGGGAAGGGCGCTTCGTGATGGAGCGGATCGACATGAGCGGCGGGGAGGCGATGCCCGCGGCGGCGCGCCAGCAGATGCAGCAGGCGATGAACCGCACGCTGCGCTATTGCGTCACGCCCGAGCAGGCCGCCCATCCCGACGGCCGCGCCTTTTCCGGCGATCCGGGCAAGGATTGCCGCTACAGCGACTTCGCCGTGCGCGGCGGCACGGTGAAGGGCAATGTCACCTGCCAGCGCGATGGCGGCACCAGCAGCATGACGATGGCCGGCATCTATGCGCCCGACAGCTATGCGGTGCAGATGGACATGCGCCAGACCGGCTTGCCCAATGGCATGGAGATGGCGATGAAGGCACGGTCGGAGGGCCGCTGGATCGGGCCGGATTGTGCGGAGGGTCAATGAGAACGGTCGCGTTCATGGGCTGCGGCGTCGACCTGGCCGGGTGACGCAGGGGGAGGGACAAGGCTGCTGGCTCTGCGTCCGCCCGCTCGGCGCGCGGATCGAATGGCATCATCCCGTGCCCAAGAGTTGGGGCGGGCGACAGATGGTGCCGGTCCATCCGATCTGCCACCGCACCATCCATGCCACCCTGTCCAACGCGGAACTGGCCCGCACCTATGCCGATGCCATGGCCTTGCGCAGCCATCCCGCCATCGCCCGTTTCCTCGGCTGGATCGCCGACAAGCCGGCCGATTTCCATGCGCCCACCCTGTCCGCCGGGCGCCGGCGGCGATGAATCCGCGCGCGCAACATTTCTACTTGCGCCCGCGCGCGCATCGGTAGAGCGTGCCGCCGTGGAACGAACGGGGAGAGGATATGCGTGACATTCTGACGCTGGGCGGCTTGCTGGCCACCAGCCTGACCCTTGCCGCCTGCGGCAGCGAACCGGCCGCTCCGCCCGCGCAGGAGGAGGAGGCCGCGCCGGCGATGATGAAGAGCGGGCAATGGACCCTCAGCCGCAAGACCACCGGCTACAACACCCCCACCGTCACGGCGGAGGAATATCAGGCCGCGCTCAAGCAGGTGAGCGAGGACAAGATCTGCATCAAGGTCGATGCCGCCGGCGTGCCCGACGCCGATGCGCTAGCCGGGGCGGAAGGCAGCGACTGCAGTTACAAGGACAAGATGGTGCGCAAGGGCCGGTTGATCGCGACCCTTGCCTGCAAGGCCGGCGCCGGCACCTCCGAAATCGTGGTCGAGGGCAATTTTACCGAGGATACGCTGACCTTCGGCACCACCATGACCAAGACGCAGGGCGGCAAGCCGGTGCTGCGCACCACCCACGACCTGTCCGGCAAGCGCGACGGCGACTGCCCGGCCTGACCGGCGGGATCGATCCGGGTGGGCCTCAGTCCGCCCGGCGGGCCTGGGCATGGATTTCCGCCCGCGACAGCAGCAGGTCGAGGTCTGCGCGGCTGATGTCGAAATTGTCGGGCAGTTCGGCCAGCGCCCTGTCGATATCCTCCAGGTGGAATCCTGCCTCCGCGCGCATCTTGTCGGCGATCACCGGCGGCGCGACCGGCTGGTGCGGATAGCTGTGGCCCGACAGGCGGTGGAAGAACAGGCCGAGGGACACCAGAGCGATCGAATTGATCCCGACCGGCGCAAAGGCGAAGGCATAGCCCGCATCATGAATGCCCTGGCTGCCGATCACCGCGGTCAGCGCGGCGGCGCCGCCGGGCGGATGCAGGCAGCGCAGCAGGCTCATCAATATTATCGCAAGGCCCACCGCCACGCCGGCCGCGACCATCATGTCGGGGATCAACTGATAGGCGGCGACGCCGATCAGGCTGGACAGGATATTGCCGCCCACCACCGACCAGGGCTGGGCCAGCGGGCTCGCCGGCACGGCGAAGATCAGCACGGCCGACGCGCCCAGCGGCGCGACGATGATCGGCAGGTCGCCGGCATGCAGGGGCAACTGGCTGCACACCAATATGGTGAGGCTGATGCCGATCGCCGCGCCCAGGCCCGCGACCAGTCGGTCGATCGGGCGGGCACCGGCCAGCAGAGGCTTGAAAAGATTCATTGCGAATATTCCTTTGGCGCAGCCCCTTGCGCCGCCAGGAGGCAAAAGACCACCCCAGTTTTTCTGCCGCGCGGACAAGATCGCCTTATCGTGGCGGGCCAAGGCCGGTCGATGCAGATCCCATGTCGCAGGACAGGGTGGCACAGCTCAAGGCGGCGAATTCCCGCGCCCGGCTTCGCGCGCTCATGGCGGACTGGATGGCAATCAGGCCGATCAGGCCAATGACCAGCATGCGTCGCCCCTGCGCCCAGGCCAGTGAGCCCATCACCCCGCACAGGGCGCAGGCGATCGCCGCCAGCGGCAGGAACATGCGTGGCTTGGGATCGATCGCCAGCGCATAGACCAGCACTGCGAAATGAAAGGCGCCCGCCAGCATCAGCCAGCCGATCAGCCGCCCGCCGGCGGCCGCACTGCCCAGATGCCGGCGTTGCAGGAGCAGCAATACCAGTGTCACCGGCAGGATGAAGGTAGCGCCATTGGCCATCAGGTTCAGCAGCGCATCGACCGTCCAGTGCAGTTCGATCCCCGATGCTGGCCGCCAATGATCGATGAAATCGACATTGAACAGAGGACTGCGATGAATGTCGACGCCCGGCGCCAGTTCGCCGGTCGGCACGCCACCATGCGCCAGCGACAACCGCCATGACCGCAGGGGATCGCCGGTCGCGCTCCAGTAGAACAGCGTCTCGACCAGCAGTGGACCAGCCAATCCGCTCAGCAGACGTCCCAGCCCCTGCCATCGCCCGATAGCCAACGCCGCCGCGAAAAAGACCGGCACCATCGCCAGCGATGTCGGCCGGGTCATCACCGCGAAGGACAGGGCGGTGCCCGACAGGATGAACCAGATTGCGCCATTGCGTTCGCTCGCCCATTGCAGCCCATGGACTGCCGCGAGCAGAAAGGTGAGTTCAATGATGTCGACGCCGAAATGGAGCATGCGCTCGGAAAAGACCGGCATCATCGCAAAGCATAGCCCGCCGATCAGGCTGGCCCTGCGTCCGAAACGTCGTTCGACCGTGGCGGTGAACAGGGCGATGGCGCACAGGCTATAGGCCAGCGGCACGATCGCCAATATGATGCGGCTTTCGCCGAGCATCGCCAGCATCGCGCTCGCCGGAATGACCAGGGTGAAGCGGCGCGCCCAATGATCCCCCGGCAGGCAGTAGCCGTGCTGGCTCGCGCAGCGGGCCGCGTCCAGATAATGCTGGTCGTCCCACCCATGCCCGACATAGCCGATCGGCGCGATCGCCATAATCAGCAGCGCCGCCATGATCGCGATCGCGATCGGGGGCAGGGAAAATCCGGTGGAAGCCCTATTCTTGGCAAGGGACGTCGCCATGGAGTTCCTTCATTCCGGCCGTAGAGATCCCATCCTAGACGCTAATGGTTAATGCTATTGCAGCGCGTCGATCGCCCGCTGGTCGCAATGTCTGGGGCCGCGCGGCACCGGGCTGACATTGGGTACCAGCAGCGACTGGCCGATCCGCATCGGCGCGAAGCGCTTTCGTTCTATCCCCGCGCAGCGCAGATATTGCTCCAGCATCCGCGGCGGCGTGTCGCGCTTCTCGTAGGAGAGGCGGAAGGTGCCCCAGTGGATCGGGATCGCGGTCGAAGCGCCCAGCCGCTCGAACAGTTCGACCGCGCGGCGCGGGCCGATATGCGCGTCCGATTCCATCTGTCCCGGCCAGAAGCGAAAGGCGCCGATCGGGATCAGCGCCAGCCGGATCGGCCCGAACCGCGTTGCATCGCCGGTCCAGCCCATGTCGCCCGCGCCGGTGTCACCGGCAAAATAGATATTGCCCGCCCGCGTCTCGATCAGGAAGCTCGACCAGAGCGCCCGGTTGCGGTCGGTGAACCAGCGGCTGCTCCAATGATGGTTGCGCGTCGCATGGACCCGATAGTCCGGGCAATGCTCGTAATTCTCGCACTGGATCACCGCTTCGGGCACAAGTCCGTTCAACTGCGCGCCGGTCACCGACTGACCCCAGTCGAGCGCCACCGACGGGATGCCGTTCGCCTTCAATATCGCGTCATTGCCCAGCGCCGTGACGATCCTGGGCCGGTCGCGCTGCCACAGCATCTTGAGTGTCGGGATATCCAGATGGTCATAATGATTATGGCTGATGACGATCAGGTCGATCCTGGGCAGATCCTTCATCCTGATGCCCGGCTCCGCGACCCGTTTTGGCCCCAGCGGCGGAAAGGGGCTGGCATGGTCGGACCAGATCGGGTCGGTCAATATGTTGATGCCCGCCGCCTGCACCAGCACGGTCGCATGGCCGACCCAGGTGGCGACCATGCCGCGCGGCGCGGCAAAGGGGGCGGGGCGCGCCGGCTTGACCGCCACCGCATCGGGCCATGCGGGGCGATCGTCATTGCCCAGCAGCCAGCGGGCGATGAAGCCCTGCCGGCTGGTGCCGGGCGGGGCGGGCATGTCGATCGCGCCATCGGGGTTGAAGAAGCGGGCGCCGTCATAATGGCGGCTCGCCGGCCCCTCATAATAGATGCGGTCGAGGAAGGGCGGCACGATCACCGTCGCCAGGCAGGCGGCGATCAGCAGGAACAGCAGCGCGACCCCGACAGCCTTCATCATTGCAACCGCGCGCGCCATGCCTGCTCCCATGCCCGTCATCGCGCCGCCATAGCGGACCGGCGGGGCAGGGCAAGGCCTCCCTATTGACCCTGACCCATGTTGGCGAGTGCGCCATTCCCGGCCTCGGGATCAAGGATAACCCTGATACCAACCGGCCCATCGCCGACCTAGCCTTGCGCCGTTCGTCTTCCCCAGTCTGACTCGCAGGAGCATCGCATGAGCAAAAAGCCGAATATTCTCATCATCTGGGGCGATGACGTCGGGATGTGGAATCTCAGCTGCTATCATCGCGGCATGATGGGCGGCTCGACCCCCAATATCGATCGCATCGCCAAGAAGGGCATGATCTTCATGGATCATTATGCCCAGGCCTCCTGCACCGCCGGCCGCGCCGCCTTCATCACCGGCCAATATCCGATCCGCGTCGGCCTCAGCACCGTCGGCCTCGCCGGCGCGCCGCAGGGCATGCAGAAGGAAGATCCCACGATCGCAGAACTGCTCAAGCCCCATGGCTATGCCACCGGCCAGTTCGGCAAGAACCATCTGGGCGACCGGGACGAGCATCTGCCGACCGCGCATGGCTTCGACGAATTTTTCGGCATCCTCTATCACCTCAATGCCGGCCAATATTCGGAAGAATATGATTATCCCAAGGATCCCGAAGTGGCCAAGGCCTTCGCCTGGCGCGGCGTGATCCACAGCAAGGCCGACGGCAAGGGGGGCCAGTCGATCGAGGACAAGGGGCCTTTCGGTTCCGAGCGACAGAAGACGCTCGTCAATGAATTCATGGTCGAATCCAAGCGCTTCATCACCGATGCGGTGAAGGCCGACAAGCCCTTCTTCGTCTGGCACAACACGACGCGCATGCATTACCAGACCCACCTGCCGCCCGAATATGACGGCGTCACCGGCTATGGTCTCTATGCCGACGGCGTGAAGCAGATGGACGATCATGTCGGCGAACTGCTCGACCTGCTCGAAGAACTGGGCGTGGCCGACGACACGTTCGTCATGTTCTCGACCGACAATGGCGCGGCCTCCAATTCATGGCCCGATGGCGGCAACCAGCCCTTCCGCGGCGAAAAGGGCGTCGGCGGCTATGAAGGCGGCTTCCGCGTGCCCTGCGTCGTCAGCTGGCCCGGCCATGTGCAGGAAAATGTCGCCACTGGCGAGTTCATGGCGATGGAGGACTGGATGCCCACCATCCTGTCCGCGCTGGGCGAGCCGGAGCTCAAGGATGAACTGCTCAAGGGCAAGACCATCGGCAGCATGACCTACAAGGTCCATCTCGACGGCTATGACCAGACCGAATTGCTCAGCGGCAAGGGCAAGTCGAAGCGCAAGGATTTCTACTATTTCACGGAAACCACGCTGCACGGCCTGCGCTATGGCGACTGGAAGTTCCTGTTCAAGACGCAGGACAAATGGTTCAACGGCATTCAGGAAAATCTGAACACGCCGCTGATCACCAATTTGAAGCTCGATCCGTTCGAGCGTTTCCATGAAGCGCGCGGCTTCGACGAGTGGCAGGAAAACCGATCCTGGACGCTGGCGCCGGCCACCGCGCAGATCGCAAAGTTCATGAAGTCGCTTCAGGAATATCCGCCGCGCATCAAGAGCCTGGATTTCGATCTGGACGCGATGGTGGCGGACGCATCGGCCTCGCAGGCGCGCTGATCGCGACAGGCATGAAGCGGATGCCGCAGGGGCCCGACCTGCGGCA encodes:
- a CDS encoding arylsulfatase, with protein sequence MSKKPNILIIWGDDVGMWNLSCYHRGMMGGSTPNIDRIAKKGMIFMDHYAQASCTAGRAAFITGQYPIRVGLSTVGLAGAPQGMQKEDPTIAELLKPHGYATGQFGKNHLGDRDEHLPTAHGFDEFFGILYHLNAGQYSEEYDYPKDPEVAKAFAWRGVIHSKADGKGGQSIEDKGPFGSERQKTLVNEFMVESKRFITDAVKADKPFFVWHNTTRMHYQTHLPPEYDGVTGYGLYADGVKQMDDHVGELLDLLEELGVADDTFVMFSTDNGAASNSWPDGGNQPFRGEKGVGGYEGGFRVPCVVSWPGHVQENVATGEFMAMEDWMPTILSALGEPELKDELLKGKTIGSMTYKVHLDGYDQTELLSGKGKSKRKDFYYFTETTLHGLRYGDWKFLFKTQDKWFNGIQENLNTPLITNLKLDPFERFHEARGFDEWQENRSWTLAPATAQIAKFMKSLQEYPPRIKSLDFDLDAMVADASASQAR